The genomic stretch TCCAActatgtcatctattatgggatgaagggagtactatttaaggCCGCGAAATATTATCGTATTATACTATTTCATATAATGATTAACATTAACACATAAATTTTGATTgattgtaaaatcagaataaatcaacGGTTTGATGAATCATAGGCATCAAAGATGGTATGCAAAATCTGAATTTATAGGAAATACACCACTTAATTTATCTACTCAACTCTCAAATGGCCTTCGGTGGTTCTTAACTTCCTAAGTTTATTCTTTGAATCCTGCTGTGTCTGTGTCTCAGTGTCTGCAGAGTCTCAGTCAACCAAGTCCAGTCATCTTATGATAGTATGGTTTGTTGttagtactactaatttataACGAGTTATTACCCACATATATCgtagtgataaaatacaaactctaaatattgtacaaacttcaaattatGATTTGGATCGTTAGGATGTCAACAGATAACAAAATAacagcaacagaaaatgtcaacacagcatcaattgttgacattttgttgacattttatgtTAATATAATTATCATCTTATTTAGCATAATTATCGCGCCTTAATTCATATACTATGCCAAAATATTGTGCCAATTCTTTAAGAAACTGTTGTATACTTATTATTTCATTGAATCAATATTCGATCATATAATAAACTGAATGTCATTTTTGAATGATTTGTAAAATTGTAAACAACTACAGAACCTTTCATTTTCTATAGTAATTAACATTCAAATTCTTGTAGTTAATTTGAGCCATTGATAAAAATACAATCAAAATTGAGATTCGATGAagtttaaatcataaaatttattaatataggAGTAATAATTTGTTAGAAATTGTTCTTGTATATAAACTCATATAAATGCCATGCAGTACATATTCTGTAATTAGATTTGTGCAGACCGAGTCAACTTGATTCAGACCGAGTCAGCTTGAACCGTGTTCAATAATTATTGGACATGTAAAATATATGCATAATTAATGTGATGATATTGCCATTTAATAGCTAGATATATGTACTATTTTTTCCATGAAAAtttgttatgtttttttttctatttacttAATGTATTTTATGAGATTAATCACTTTTTTCACTAACAAGATTTCAACTGATTATTtccctaattttattttattttatcaattttatattgaaACTAGTATTATCCACTATTTAGACTAACTGCTTTATGAACagatatagtataatttaatgagcattttatgaaaattttattttattcagtattattattattattattattattattattattattattattattattattattattatatagcGTTTCTTTTCTTGCTTCAAAATTTTCTTTCAATTATATCAAGGGGTTATTTTGCGCTTTCCTTTATCTAACTACAGCTactaaatttaattaatctatAGTTAACTCCGTTGACCACCATTACATTAAATTTGATGTCAAGGAAAATGTTGTTGCAACGGAACAGAATGTTCGAAACGATAAAATCGATACACTTTTTCTGTTTGGAAATTGGAAATATGTGTTGTCACGTTACAATATATCGAGGTATGCAATATATTATTGCATACGGTATATACGATACGAGTGATTGGTTTAAATTGTAGTGGAATAGTAACCATTTTGTCACATGCAATGAGGTGTACAATTAATTGTATGGCTCCTTGTGAAAATCAGTCTCTTGTCCTATATGATGTATTCGACCAAAAAGTTGCTTAATTCCGCAAAATAAAAACCATTGGACTGATCTATTTAAACAAtttcttcatcattttttattttattcgaaCTAATTGAATGATTCATTCAGTACGTTGATTAGAGAGGTTGAGACGTTGGAAAATGAtaagcaattttttttttatttttaaatttacccACTAAAACAACATACCATTGAGCTACCTAGTCATTCGCACCGTTAAAATTTAGACATGACATGAATATATTATGTCATTCATTTAAGACATGTAGGCTATATAATCTTTTTTTCATGAGATAATTGCAGAAATATAAGTCATTATTAgaagaaaattttgaaacttGTAGGACCGGCTAAAAGTTCATGGTTTTTTTagtgatttattttaatatacaaatCAATATTGTTTAAGTGGCCGAATGTTCTGTCGAAGTTATTTTTTGGCTACGACATCAGACATGATTTTCTCCAAATTCGAGttcaaaattatgaaattaactAAAATTTAAGCATATCTCATTATTTTTCTGACAATTTGCTCAATATTCCCCTCTAACTTTAAACACGTGAATAAACAAGTGTagtatatataaatcaaaacatttATATCTTTGTATAGTATACGATTAAACCGTCTAAACAAATCAAAATACAGCTCCATGAGGGGCTCGTATTGGATTTCATTTGTGTTTATTGTGCGTAATGATATTCATAAGAAATGAATCACAATTTATAAATTAACTTTTACATCGTTTGAGATTTTACTGAAGAAAATGGTATGACTAACTTAATTcactaatttattgttttttctaCAGATGCGTCTAGCGTTTGCCAGATGGTGATGCATTTACATCGCACTAATCGTCAACGGCAAACAGGCCGTCTCATCAAATTCCTTTTCTTTCaaatatttttctcaatttcaTACGATATATGTACAATTGATAAAATTTATGGCCACACCCCCAAATCGagtcaaaaatatttaaacatATCTCATGCATGTGGACTCGATCCACTACCAATAatcgtgatttttttttattattttggcccattttatttataaaaaaaattcttctattttttgataaatttatttatttatttaatgagATTGATcttagtatttatttataatagtcgaatcacttttttttaatacatttaataaaattttacaatGTTACTATCAAGATTATTGGCAGTTGGTGGAGAGTATATATTAATAACAAAAGAAATGGTGTTTATTCCTTTTCCCTCCAATCATCTTGCCAAAAATGACAATTTGTCATATCGATGGATGTCTAAGTGAATTATTTTTTGTGAAATGTGTGGGGCACCGCTACTTATTAACGCGTCTAGTAGTCTAGCTTAGAGAATTCGTATCCACTGTGGAGTgtggagcattgtatattttcAACTATTTAATTatagaagaagatgatgatgatgatacaAAACCCTAGCTAGTTGCAATAATATTTTGTCGTGTAGTGAATCAGTCACACATATAAAGAGTGTTTCCATAATCCTTTCTATATATAATCCGCGCACATAGCTGTTGAAGTGAATCAGCAAAGAAAATTGTAGTTGAGATATAATTAATGTCTTACCCTCAACCTCAAGACTATAATAATGGTGAGTCTGAAGAAAAGGGTTCAAGGTTTGCAATTACGACGTTGAGTGCAAGAATTGGTGCCATGATTTCTTTCATAGTAGCAATTGCAGTTTTTCAGACCAATGATGCCAAGATTGACACTGGCTATGTCTACACATACAAGGATTTTCGCTCTTAtaagtctctctctctctctctcacacacacacatcattttttttatattttgcgTAGAGTAAATCTTCATTATTTGTTAGAACGGCtttgatttaaatttaaaaaatggatTGAAATATTATTCAGGTACGGTTTCTGGGTAGCGTTGATTGGATTTGGGTACACGGTGCTTCAAGTTCCATTCTCAATTCACTATATGATGAGGAAGAAGCATCTCATAAATAGCTACGCCTTCCTTAAGTTTGATTTGTATGCGGACAAGGTACAAcattaattactagtagtagtagtagtttttttagAGGGATAACTATGTTGAATGAGTAATTTTGATTGGCGCGCGCGCGCGTGAATATAGGTTGTGGCGTTGGTGGTGACAACGGCGGCCGGGGCGGTGTTCGGAGCGACGATGGATATGAAGAAATATGCGTGGAGGGATGAAGTGGAGAGTTTCTTGTCGGTGTCATATATTGCGGCGGCATTTCTCCTAGCTGGAAGCATTGCATGCTGGATTTCATCTCTTCATTCATCCCTCGCTCTATCTAACAAACTAAGATCACACTTTTAACCATCACTCTATATTGTGTATCACACACTACTACTCCTATTATTCAAGCATATCTATATATTCATCATTTCTCGAATGCAAAACGTATACTTGCAAAcacttttttaatttgttatcAGAACCACTGGGGTTCAATATCTGACTAAGACCTGTTTTACAAGTAGAGGTGATCAGTCTCACGGTCGATAGATCAATTACAAACACCAAGTCAGGGtaatgataaaatgcaaactctaaatattgtataaactccaaactatgatctggaccgttagaaaatgtcaagaCAGTGTCTACACAAAATCAACCGTTgatactgtgttgacattttttgttgctattatttggtcatatgttgacattttctaactgtccaaatcatagtttggagtttgtacaatatttagagtttgcatttgattacatcctcACCAAGCAATATACAATAATAGGAAAGATCGTCAACAAAAAGGTCAAATTTGATGCAACTCAAGGATCGTAAATTACAATGCATGTTGGACCGCTGATCACTAGAAGTCAAGCCAAGAAGTTCAAGGATAAATTGAATGGATTAGATCAAGAGATGTTGACTTAAGAAGAATGCAAGAGGCTCACTTAAGACGGAGATTAAGCAATCCAAGaaacattaatttaattacatgcAAGTGGACCAAAGACTGATCTATGATAAAAAGAGCCTAAGGGAATTAAGGTTATTTGATTTGGAGGCTAAGCAAGttagttttgaattttgatagtTACTACttgtcttctctatattattctttgTCTTACTTTACATTCtcttcattttaactattttatatGTATCATATTTCCAAAACAAGTGCAAAAAGGAAGCGCATCGCTTATGATGGGAAGAAGGGTGTATTTGTAACTACTGTAAATTTGGGCAAAAAAATCACCATGTCAAAAGTTATGCTATTTTTAATCTGCTAACTAGGGTTAACTATTTCTTAATCGATACATAATTTGTTTAGGCTTTATTTCactttagttttattttagttaacattttttaattaggatttataTTTTACATTAGTAGAagttattatcatttttatttttcaactaAAAAGTAACTCTGGtgataaatgaataaaatgatatagtattaaatttccATTTAATGacacttttattatttattgCAACAATAAAAATTTCTGAGATGGTAGAAtacaaataaatttacaaaaataattaatgatacTTGCATGTAATTTAAATAGTTTCTCACCTATCAATATGGAGTAATTATCATCATAAATGCTTCCTTCAAGGGAAAAAAAATCCGCACTTGGTCTCCACTTTCCAACTATTACAAAGTTGTTAGTTAATAAAACAATTGTGCGTTAGTTGTAATATAAGCCACGATTATAAGTCCAAATTTGTCGTTTATCTTGGTAGTTACTGGTTCGGAAACTTGTACTCGTAGTTAATGATGCATACAGAATGTGTTGTTTTcatccatgaataataaattacCGAGTAACTTAATCTGGACGAATACTTCAACGTAATACCTTTTCAAATAGCAGGTTTGATTATACTCGCACGTTATTGGGAAATACCTTTTCAAATACCTTCAAATTGCTTAAACATTAGATGTATCCAAAGGAAATGAAGAATTTCATGCATGCTAGCTAGGAAATTAGCTGTATCAAAAGGTCAATGTACATCACAAAACAATCGATGTGTCATCATCATTTTCTGAACATCTCTTTCAATAATGATAACATCATAAAACAAATTATCAAATACCACACtaaaattatcatttaaaaGGTCATATTTTTAACCTATCATATCAAATACCACACTAAAATTATCTTGTTTTTCAGTAAATCCAAGGACTAGAAATATTTCCAGCTAAGTGATGAATTCGTAGTAAATTTTCttgatttcaaaattatcaatatagtagtattttccATCCATTCCAAAGAGTAGGCCACTTTTGCTATATTGATTCGTTCCCAAAAATAAGTCTGTTCTTTTTATTTGTAAAGTTTTCTTGTATGGAAGTAAGTTCAATTTTCATTAATAAGAcaaacacttttttttttctttttacctcTTTTATATTTAACTAATTTAAGTTTTTACCTCTTTTATATTTAACTAATTTTGCGTTAAAACTCATGTTTCGTttccaaattttcaattttaatacaCATGTCATTTCCAAATTCTCTATTTTATGGAATAGGGTATAATTTAAAATCACTTACATGTTACATATAAAAGGTGTGATTGACACCATATACATATTAATATGTTAAGATAAACTAGCAATTGGCAAGTATGGCTCGTACAAGTCTGTCAACAGAAGCCAATGAGGCCCCTCAAACACCGCCACCACAGAcgcccgctcctcctcctcctccacctccaccgccaCTGCTATCAATGGCGCGAATAGCCATAATTATGAGGATGATCACCTTAGTATTTCTGGTATTGTCAGTGAGCCTCTTAGCTTCAAATTCCACCACAATCAGAGTTGGCGACTCCACCACCACCGTTCACTTCAACGATTTTTACGCCTACCGGTCAGTTCTTTCTTTATTAGTACTACATACTTATAGATTTGTAAAGCTagaatcaaatactaatatggTTGTTAATTTGCAGGTATGCACTTGCTACTGGTGTGATAGGATTGTCCTACACCTTCATGCACCTGATTTCTTCCTTGCAGCAAGTGAGATCAGGAATGCTCCTTAATGATCCCAAAATTCTTGTCTATGAGTTTATTGGAGATAAGGTTATATAcacataaataaattatgaacaattttgttgtgtttatcaattaaatatcaaataatatgtAGGTGATATTAGCACTAGTGGCAACAGGGGTGGGTGCTGCATTTGGTGCAACAGTAGAGCTGAAGGCAAAGATGGATGATTTAGAGAATGCATATGAATTGTATCTTGGAATCACAGTGTTTGCCCCAATCGTCTCCAAATTCGACGACTTCTTCAATAGGGCTTATATCCCCACAATATTCCTTCTCTTGGCATTTCTTTCCACTGGACTTTCCTCCATTCTCTCATCTTTGGCTCTTACCAACAAGACCACATAGCTGTCCACCTATCTACTTCATCATATCATAATTCATGTATGTTTATTTTCGTCGTATCCTTAAATAATTGAACAAAATTTTATCTGCTGCACATGTCCTCACAACTGCAAACCCTAATTGTGTTTAAGTTTTTGCTCAGCAATAACTCTCTATGTTCAATTTGACTTTGTGGAAG from Salvia splendens isolate huo1 chromosome 15, SspV2, whole genome shotgun sequence encodes the following:
- the LOC121768154 gene encoding CASP-like protein 4D1 isoform X2, giving the protein MSYPQPQDYNNAIAVFQTNDAKIDTGYVYTYKDFRSYKYGFWVALIGFGYTVLQVPFSIHYMMRKKHLINSYAFLKFDLYADKVVALVVTTAAGAVFGATMDMKKYAWRDEVESFLSVSYIAAAFLLAGSIACWISSLHSSLALSNKLRSHF
- the LOC121768154 gene encoding CASP-like protein PIMP1 isoform X1, which encodes MSYPQPQDYNNGESEEKGSRFAITTLSARIGAMISFIVAIAVFQTNDAKIDTGYVYTYKDFRSYKYGFWVALIGFGYTVLQVPFSIHYMMRKKHLINSYAFLKFDLYADKVVALVVTTAAGAVFGATMDMKKYAWRDEVESFLSVSYIAAAFLLAGSIACWISSLHSSLALSNKLRSHF